Proteins encoded in a region of the Sphingomonas sp. OV641 genome:
- a CDS encoding triacylglycerol lipase has translation MATAALDYSIKPPSPFLALMELPRALMEAGMLPIAAPALASLPRGDGHPVLVIPGFNASDRSTRILRFYLRQMGYDAHTWDLGRNRGPRTIGDGGEKLIERIEAIHGRDHSRVSLVGWSLGGIMARVISRRMPDKVRQVITLGAPFAGTPRATRVWRLYEMLSGHRIDDDQSLSYLSEGAMPLPVPATAIWSRDEGIVPWANCVEPYCATSDNIEVSGSHFGLPVNAAVLYAIADRLAQPEDDWKPFDRRGLARSIAYPSSGHA, from the coding sequence ATGGCGACGGCCGCATTGGACTATTCGATCAAGCCACCTTCCCCGTTCCTGGCTCTTATGGAATTGCCGCGCGCCCTGATGGAAGCTGGGATGCTGCCGATCGCCGCGCCTGCGCTGGCCAGCCTGCCTCGCGGCGACGGCCATCCGGTTCTGGTGATCCCCGGCTTCAACGCATCGGATCGATCGACCCGTATTCTGCGCTTCTATCTGCGTCAGATGGGCTATGACGCGCACACTTGGGATCTCGGGCGCAATCGCGGGCCGCGGACGATCGGTGACGGGGGCGAGAAGCTGATCGAGCGGATCGAGGCCATCCATGGCCGTGATCACAGTCGCGTCAGCCTGGTCGGCTGGAGCCTTGGCGGCATCATGGCCCGGGTCATCAGCCGGCGGATGCCCGACAAGGTACGCCAGGTGATCACCCTTGGCGCTCCCTTTGCCGGTACGCCGCGCGCGACCCGTGTCTGGCGGCTGTACGAAATGCTATCCGGCCACCGTATCGATGACGATCAGTCGCTATCCTATCTGAGCGAAGGCGCCATGCCGTTGCCGGTGCCCGCCACCGCGATTTGGAGCCGCGACGAAGGGATCGTGCCTTGGGCCAATTGCGTGGAGCCTTATTGCGCCACCAGTGACAACATCGAGGTATCGGGCAGCCACTTCGGCCTGCCGGTCAATGCTGCGGTGCTGTACGCGATTGCCGATCGACTGGCGCAGCCGGAGGATGATTGGAAACCGTTCGACCGGCGCGGCCTGGCGCGGAGCATCGCCTATCCGAGCTCCGGCCACGCTTGA